In the Nakamurella alba genome, one interval contains:
- a CDS encoding protein kinase family protein: MSVPDLLPEGLGFRRLLSSSDTEWTLLAHDPESGDDVVVHTALVPPAAREAVPGMDHQARRLAALRHPGLELVHRLLRSGPRVQIVSEYLDAPSLRADLARALPSAVQRIALLRQIADALATAHRCGVVHGSLGPDTVRVHARRGAVLVDLGLHRLRPTIPAQRGTAPAPEGVDADLMAFGELVWWTMLRRTSADVPAADDPHPAAWPELPDEVTLGLWRAVDPDPRVRPTAAELVDLVASVRPAVWGGPVSGQSAGRRSRRTS, from the coding sequence GTGTCCGTGCCGGATCTGCTGCCCGAAGGTCTGGGTTTCCGGCGGCTGCTCTCCTCCAGCGACACCGAGTGGACGCTGCTGGCGCACGACCCGGAGTCCGGCGACGACGTGGTGGTGCACACCGCGCTCGTCCCGCCCGCCGCCCGCGAGGCCGTCCCGGGGATGGACCACCAGGCGCGCCGGCTGGCCGCCCTCCGGCACCCGGGGCTGGAGCTCGTCCACCGGCTGCTGCGCAGCGGCCCGCGGGTGCAGATCGTCTCCGAGTACCTGGATGCCCCGTCGCTGCGGGCCGACCTGGCTCGCGCGCTGCCGAGTGCGGTGCAACGAATCGCGCTGCTGCGCCAGATCGCCGACGCCCTTGCGACCGCGCACCGGTGCGGGGTGGTGCACGGCTCGCTCGGCCCGGACACGGTCCGGGTGCACGCCCGCCGCGGAGCGGTGCTGGTCGACCTCGGGCTGCACCGCCTCCGTCCGACGATCCCGGCGCAACGCGGCACGGCCCCGGCCCCGGAAGGGGTCGACGCGGACCTGATGGCGTTCGGCGAGCTCGTCTGGTGGACGATGCTGCGCCGCACCTCGGCCGACGTCCCGGCCGCCGACGATCCGCACCCGGCCGCCTGGCCGGAACTCCCCGACGAGGTCACCCTCGGCCTGTGGCGTGCGGTCGACCCGGATCCGCGGGTGCGGCCGACCGCCGCGGAGCTGGTGGACCTGGTCGCATCGGTGCGTCCTGCGGTGTGGGGTGGCCCGGTCAGCGGTCAGAGCGCCGGACGCCGGTCCCGTCGCACCTCCTGA
- the dinB gene encoding DNA polymerase IV: MFPFRRQLCDDRQVTAPAAILHADLDAFYASVEQRDDPALRGRPVIVGAGVVMACSYEAKRCGVRTAMGGRQARALCPDAVVVPPRMHAYTAASKAVFDIFDNTTPLVEGISIDEAFLDVSGLRRISGPPLDIATRLRRAVADEVGLPITVGIARTKFLAKIASAVAKPDGLLEVPAGTEIDFLHPLPVERLWGVGKVTSVKLHARGVRTVADLAAVGEAGLVSMLGPGAGRHLAALAANRDPRSVQTGKRRGSIGSQHAMGRGRWTIPQLDADLTAIVDRVSRRMRKAHRIGRTVVLRMRFDDFGRATRSRTLPMATAQTQVLLDAVRRLLAEATPLIRERGITMIGMSVSGLTADDAVQLALPFDRHDRDALDVAVDGVRVRFGNAALSRARLMGRSADDFSIPMLPD; encoded by the coding sequence ATGTTCCCTTTCCGACGCCAACTGTGCGACGATCGACAGGTGACCGCGCCCGCCGCCATCCTGCACGCCGACCTCGACGCGTTCTACGCGTCGGTCGAGCAGCGGGACGACCCCGCGCTGCGCGGGCGCCCGGTGATCGTCGGCGCCGGGGTGGTGATGGCGTGCAGTTACGAGGCGAAGCGGTGCGGGGTGCGCACCGCGATGGGCGGCCGGCAGGCCCGCGCGCTGTGCCCGGACGCGGTGGTGGTGCCGCCACGGATGCACGCCTACACCGCTGCCAGCAAGGCGGTGTTCGACATCTTCGACAACACCACCCCGCTGGTGGAGGGCATCTCGATCGACGAGGCGTTCCTGGACGTGAGCGGTCTGAGGCGCATCTCCGGGCCGCCGCTGGACATCGCGACCAGGCTGCGCCGCGCGGTCGCCGACGAGGTGGGACTGCCGATCACCGTGGGCATCGCCCGTACCAAGTTCCTCGCGAAGATCGCCAGCGCGGTGGCGAAACCCGATGGGCTGCTGGAGGTCCCGGCCGGCACCGAGATCGACTTCCTGCACCCGCTGCCGGTGGAACGGCTCTGGGGCGTCGGCAAGGTGACGTCGGTGAAGCTGCACGCCCGCGGTGTGCGCACCGTCGCCGACCTGGCAGCGGTGGGCGAGGCCGGGCTGGTCTCGATGCTCGGACCGGGCGCCGGCCGGCACCTCGCGGCGCTCGCCGCGAACCGGGACCCGCGCTCGGTGCAGACCGGGAAGCGGCGCGGCTCGATCGGCTCGCAGCACGCGATGGGCCGCGGGCGGTGGACGATCCCGCAGCTCGACGCGGACCTGACCGCGATCGTCGACCGGGTGTCCCGACGGATGCGCAAGGCGCACCGGATCGGCCGGACAGTGGTGCTGCGGATGCGGTTCGACGACTTCGGCCGGGCCACCCGCTCGCGCACCCTGCCGATGGCCACGGCGCAGACGCAGGTGCTGCTGGACGCGGTGCGGAGACTGCTGGCCGAGGCGACACCGCTGATCCGGGAACGCGGGATCACCATGATCGGGATGTCGGTGTCCGGCCTGACCGCCGACGACGCCGTGCAGCTGGCGCTGCCGTTCGACCGGCACGACCGGGATGCGCTGGACGTCGCGGTGGACGGGGTGCGGGTGCGGTTCGGCAACGCGGCGCTGTCCCGGGCCCGGCTGATGGGCCGGTCGGCGGACGACTTCTCGATCCCGATGCTGCCCGACTGA
- the ppk2 gene encoding polyphosphate kinase 2, protein MAADPAGPTAQAGDGGTDTRKIPGKVYEKELRRLQAELVVMQQWVQRTGARVVVIFEGRDAAGKGSAIKRITEYLNPRWCRISALPAPTEREKTQWYFQRYVQHLPAAGEIVLFDRSWYNRAGVERVMGFCTTDEYRRFLHQAPIFERLLVEEGILLRKYWFSVSDVEQEARFRSRLEDPMRRWKLSDMDLQSITRWVDYSKAKDEMFVHTDIPEAPWMTVESEDKKRSRLNVISHLLSTIPYERIDPPAIEIPERPPVGDYERPPRDEFRYVPDHAATLL, encoded by the coding sequence ATGGCAGCGGATCCGGCAGGTCCCACAGCGCAGGCCGGCGACGGTGGGACCGACACCCGGAAGATCCCCGGCAAGGTCTACGAGAAGGAACTCCGCCGACTGCAGGCCGAGCTCGTCGTCATGCAGCAGTGGGTCCAGCGCACCGGCGCCCGGGTGGTGGTGATCTTCGAGGGCCGCGATGCCGCCGGGAAGGGTTCCGCGATCAAGCGGATCACCGAGTACCTGAACCCGCGGTGGTGTCGCATCTCCGCGCTGCCCGCGCCGACCGAGCGGGAGAAGACGCAGTGGTACTTCCAGCGGTACGTGCAGCACCTGCCGGCCGCCGGCGAGATCGTGCTGTTCGACCGGTCCTGGTACAACCGCGCCGGTGTCGAGCGGGTGATGGGCTTCTGCACGACCGACGAGTACCGCCGCTTCCTGCACCAGGCGCCGATCTTCGAGCGACTGCTGGTGGAGGAGGGCATCCTGCTGCGCAAGTACTGGTTCTCGGTGTCGGACGTGGAGCAGGAGGCGCGGTTCCGGTCCCGACTGGAGGACCCGATGCGGCGCTGGAAGCTGTCGGACATGGACCTGCAGTCGATCACCCGTTGGGTCGACTACTCGAAGGCCAAGGACGAGATGTTCGTGCACACCGACATTCCCGAGGCACCGTGGATGACGGTGGAGAGCGAGGACAAGAAGCGCTCGCGGCTCAACGTCATCTCGCACCTGCTCTCCACGATCCCCTATGAGCGGATCGACCCGCCGGCCATCGAGATCCCCGAACGCCCACCGGTGGGCGACTACGAACGACCCCCGCGCGACGAGTTCCGGTACGTGCCGGACCACGCGGCCACCCTGCTGTGA
- a CDS encoding VOC family protein yields MAGPPFEVTLFEVTLDCPDPRELAEFYRSVTGWPYAPGHQDDDPDGDDWLVLLPPGGGTRLAFQRSDGAVPPWPGIGRAHLDLAVPDLEAAHVHLVTCGARALTGTPAEEGRPDDLFRVYADPVGHPFCLTQV; encoded by the coding sequence GTGGCCGGACCCCCGTTCGAGGTGACCCTGTTCGAAGTGACGCTGGACTGCCCGGACCCGCGGGAGCTCGCGGAGTTCTACCGGTCCGTCACCGGCTGGCCGTACGCACCGGGCCATCAGGACGACGATCCGGACGGCGACGACTGGCTGGTGCTGCTGCCGCCCGGCGGCGGGACCCGGCTGGCGTTCCAGCGGTCCGACGGCGCGGTGCCACCCTGGCCCGGCATCGGCCGCGCCCATCTGGACCTGGCGGTGCCGGATCTGGAAGCCGCGCACGTCCATCTGGTGACCTGCGGGGCCCGGGCGTTGACCGGGACGCCCGCGGAGGAGGGCCGGCCGGACGACCTCTTCCGGGTCTACGCCGATCCGGTCGGCCATCCCTTCTGCCTGACGCAGGTCTGA
- the eccD gene encoding type VII secretion integral membrane protein EccD, translating to MGTRFTRVTVVGEHAQLDVSLPADAPLGGQMPTVLRLLSVPAAATPVRWRLVTPAIGALSPERSLDELGVLDGTVLHLTEADAAPPPPFVDDVERAVAEIVGEQTPPWSGTARRTAVGWLLLPVLLATVLLGAASTGTVGWLAPAVGAVAALLAGALLPGSGGLAAVLISPLAAVGVVYGIAAGRPGFGEGTAVPASLITPSLNWDGFPLVPLLAAAVGGLLAAVARRSLGAMVAGAVIVVAGSLALLCERFGMPAERTAALGLVLAVLISGVAGQLALGGAGLVDLIVADERGVRLPRARVAEAVARGTSLATGAVAGATVTGGLSVLLLMGGTAAAGWFSPALGALGGLVFALRSRMFSRAAHVAPMIAVPVAAAVGACLALPGWLPESGGVAVLGGLVLVGVVVAAAGLGRLTDVAGARASRVLDRVELLAVLALVPGVVLIFGVISLVQRWVG from the coding sequence GTGGGAACACGGTTCACCCGGGTGACCGTGGTCGGCGAGCACGCCCAGCTCGATGTGTCGCTGCCGGCCGACGCCCCGCTGGGCGGTCAGATGCCCACGGTGCTGCGACTGCTGTCGGTCCCCGCCGCCGCGACCCCGGTCCGCTGGCGCCTGGTCACCCCGGCGATCGGGGCGCTGTCCCCCGAGCGCTCGCTGGACGAGCTCGGCGTCCTCGACGGCACCGTCCTGCACCTCACCGAAGCGGACGCCGCGCCGCCACCGCCGTTCGTCGACGACGTCGAACGCGCCGTCGCCGAGATCGTCGGCGAGCAGACGCCGCCCTGGTCCGGCACCGCGCGCCGCACCGCGGTGGGCTGGCTGCTGCTCCCGGTGCTGCTCGCCACCGTGCTGCTGGGCGCCGCCTCCACCGGCACCGTCGGCTGGCTGGCGCCCGCGGTCGGCGCGGTCGCCGCGCTGCTGGCCGGCGCCCTGCTGCCGGGGAGCGGTGGCCTGGCCGCGGTGCTGATCTCCCCGCTCGCCGCCGTCGGCGTGGTCTACGGGATCGCCGCCGGACGGCCGGGGTTCGGCGAGGGCACCGCGGTCCCGGCCTCACTGATCACCCCGTCACTGAACTGGGACGGGTTTCCGCTGGTCCCGTTGCTGGCCGCGGCCGTCGGCGGGCTGCTGGCCGCGGTGGCCCGACGGTCGCTGGGGGCGATGGTGGCCGGTGCGGTGATCGTCGTCGCCGGATCCCTGGCGCTGCTCTGTGAGCGGTTCGGCATGCCGGCCGAGCGCACCGCCGCCCTCGGTCTGGTGCTGGCCGTGCTGATCAGCGGCGTCGCCGGCCAGCTGGCGTTGGGTGGGGCCGGGCTGGTCGACCTGATAGTCGCCGACGAACGAGGGGTCAGGTTGCCCCGCGCCCGGGTCGCCGAGGCGGTCGCCCGCGGGACCTCGCTGGCCACCGGCGCGGTGGCCGGCGCGACGGTCACCGGCGGCCTCTCCGTCCTGCTGCTGATGGGCGGAACCGCTGCGGCGGGCTGGTTCTCGCCGGCCCTGGGCGCGCTCGGCGGCCTGGTGTTCGCCCTGCGGTCCCGCATGTTCAGCCGGGCCGCGCACGTGGCACCGATGATCGCCGTGCCGGTGGCCGCGGCCGTCGGCGCGTGTCTCGCGCTGCCCGGCTGGCTGCCGGAGAGCGGCGGGGTCGCGGTGCTCGGCGGTCTCGTGCTGGTCGGCGTGGTGGTCGCCGCCGCCGGTCTCGGCCGGCTGACCGACGTCGCCGGCGCGCGGGCGTCACGGGTGCTCGACCGGGTCGAACTGCTCGCCGTGCTGGCCCTGGTGCCCGGCGTGGTGCTGATCTTCGGGGTGATCTCGCTGGTGCAACGGTGGGTCGGGTGA
- a CDS encoding M17 family metallopeptidase, translated as MTGTARDRLAEIDLSIRHAVGGNPDVVVLAEGADAGTAGALRLRGVRGMTVDGGTSADPGVPVDGSTPGSGRAGGWLSFTGAHGQLSVDPADASVLRVGLGDVVDAENVRDAAALALRGAPTGSDVVLEPLGDPDLEHAWVDGAVTGLPAGVVLRVPAAGAGGIVSAQATALAKSFTDAPANIVDPASAADICSRIADLAGLGIEIVEPDGLAALGCGAILAVGQGSVNGPRLVHLTYRPERATGGKVALVGKGITFDSGGLSLKPPAGMMGMRYDKAAAGAILATMAVLPRLAPEIAVDAWLPFAENLPGPGAVRPGDVVRAANGVEIQIMDTDFEGRLILADALALAARDEPDLIVDLATLTYQVVVGLGDEIAGAIGRDEVATERLLAAGTAAGEAWWPLPYARRYAAQMQTPSGMRNHPMHDSGRAITAALFLGAFVPEHIPWVHGDIAGPGWKGNASVDGATGFGVRTLLELLL; from the coding sequence GTGACAGGCACCGCCCGCGACCGGCTGGCCGAGATCGACCTGTCCATCAGGCATGCCGTCGGCGGCAACCCCGATGTCGTCGTCCTCGCGGAGGGTGCGGACGCAGGTACCGCCGGGGCGCTGCGCCTCCGAGGTGTCCGTGGGATGACAGTCGACGGCGGGACTTCTGCCGACCCCGGGGTGCCCGTCGATGGTTCGACTCCGGGCAGCGGCAGGGCCGGCGGTTGGCTGTCGTTCACCGGCGCACACGGTCAGCTGTCGGTCGACCCGGCCGACGCCTCGGTGCTCCGGGTCGGGCTCGGCGACGTGGTCGATGCCGAGAACGTCCGTGATGCCGCCGCTCTCGCGCTGCGCGGCGCACCCACCGGATCCGACGTGGTCCTGGAACCGCTGGGCGACCCCGACCTGGAGCACGCCTGGGTCGACGGAGCGGTGACCGGACTCCCGGCCGGAGTGGTGCTCCGGGTACCGGCAGCGGGCGCCGGCGGGATCGTCTCCGCGCAGGCGACCGCACTGGCGAAGTCGTTCACCGATGCCCCGGCCAACATCGTCGATCCGGCCTCCGCCGCCGACATCTGCTCCCGGATCGCTGATCTCGCCGGACTGGGCATCGAGATCGTCGAACCCGACGGACTGGCCGCACTCGGTTGCGGCGCCATCCTGGCGGTGGGACAGGGCTCGGTCAACGGACCGCGACTGGTGCACCTGACTTACCGTCCGGAACGGGCGACCGGCGGGAAGGTGGCGCTCGTCGGCAAGGGCATCACCTTCGACTCCGGCGGGCTGTCGCTCAAGCCGCCGGCCGGCATGATGGGGATGCGCTACGACAAGGCCGCTGCTGGAGCGATTCTCGCTACCATGGCGGTGCTGCCGCGGCTGGCGCCGGAGATCGCGGTGGATGCCTGGCTGCCGTTCGCCGAGAACCTCCCCGGCCCTGGAGCGGTGCGACCGGGTGACGTGGTGCGGGCCGCCAACGGTGTCGAGATCCAGATCATGGACACCGATTTCGAGGGCCGGCTGATCCTCGCCGATGCACTGGCGCTCGCCGCCCGTGACGAGCCCGACCTGATCGTCGACCTCGCCACCCTCACCTACCAGGTGGTGGTCGGGCTGGGTGACGAGATCGCCGGCGCGATCGGCCGGGACGAGGTGGCGACCGAGCGCCTGTTGGCCGCCGGCACCGCCGCCGGCGAGGCCTGGTGGCCGCTGCCCTACGCCCGGCGTTACGCCGCGCAGATGCAGACCCCGAGCGGCATGCGGAACCACCCGATGCACGACAGCGGCCGCGCCATCACCGCCGCCCTGTTCCTCGGAGCCTTTGTCCCGGAACACATCCCGTGGGTCCACGGCGACATCGCCGGTCCGGGCTGGAAGGGCAACGCCTCCGTCGACGGTGCCACCGGCTTCGGCGTCCGCACCCTCCTCGAACTTCTGCTGTGA
- a CDS encoding undecaprenyl-diphosphate phosphatase, which produces MGFLEAIILGLVQGLTEFLPISSSAHLRIVGEFLPSAEDPGAAFTAITQIGTELAVVVFFRRTIARIIGRWFGSLTGRVPRNDPDARMGWLVIIGSIPIGILGILLQDTIRTAFRSLWLVALMLIVFGLLLWAADHFGKRDRELVDITPKHGVLLGFAQALALIPGVSRSGATTSAGLALGYTRSAAAEYAFLLAVPAVFASGFYELYSSWGEPGAYTLSETAVATVVAFFVGWAVIAFLMNYIKTKSFLPFVIYRLVLGVVLMILLAAGVLTA; this is translated from the coding sequence GTGGGATTTCTCGAAGCGATCATCCTCGGGCTCGTCCAGGGCCTGACGGAGTTCCTGCCCATCTCCTCCAGTGCGCACCTGCGGATCGTCGGCGAGTTCCTGCCGTCCGCGGAGGACCCGGGCGCCGCCTTCACAGCGATCACCCAGATCGGCACCGAGCTGGCGGTGGTCGTCTTCTTCCGGCGGACCATCGCGCGGATCATCGGTCGCTGGTTCGGATCGCTGACCGGCCGGGTGCCGCGCAACGATCCGGACGCCCGGATGGGCTGGCTGGTGATCATCGGCAGCATCCCGATCGGCATCCTCGGCATCCTGCTGCAGGACACCATCCGCACCGCGTTCCGGTCGCTCTGGCTGGTCGCGTTGATGCTGATCGTCTTCGGCCTGCTGCTCTGGGCCGCCGACCACTTCGGCAAGCGCGACCGCGAACTCGTCGACATCACCCCGAAGCACGGCGTCCTGCTCGGGTTCGCGCAGGCACTCGCGCTGATCCCCGGCGTCTCCCGGTCCGGCGCCACCACCAGCGCCGGCCTCGCCCTGGGCTACACCCGCTCCGCCGCCGCCGAGTACGCCTTCCTGCTCGCCGTGCCGGCGGTGTTCGCCAGCGGCTTCTACGAGCTGTACTCGAGCTGGGGCGAGCCCGGCGCCTACACGCTGTCCGAGACCGCGGTCGCCACCGTCGTCGCCTTCTTCGTCGGCTGGGCGGTCATCGCCTTCCTGATGAACTACATCAAGACGAAGAGCTTCCTGCCGTTCGTGATCTACCGGCTGGTGCTCGGCGTCGTCCTGATGATCCTGCTCGCCGCCGGCGTGCTGACCGCCTGA
- a CDS encoding ferredoxin reductase family protein has protein sequence MRHPVRAVVWSLVYVLLAIAPLPLSLVNLDPGRGFWVNLSVALGFVGLSLMGLQFVLAARFVRATTTFGIDVVLQVHRQMTWIITLCVLAHPIVLFVWDSRFLSLLDVVHAPWRAKFAVLSVVLLLVLIATSVWRRRIRLSYQAWQVLHAALATGIVIAALVHVLMIGYYVDQPWERGLWIAYSAAFVGIGAWVRVIKPVLRWRRRWEVVSVREQPGPGHTIRMRPLHSNGKHNKGFRFEPGQFAWINVGRSPFSIEYHPFSISSSAEQHEYLEFTIKTEANFTQRVHWFTPGETVYLDGPWGHFTMQRHEGPGFVFIGGGVGITPLLSMLSTLADRGDRRPCWAVVGNRYEHQMIGRDELEELAQRMELTVVQTLSAPDGSWTGRKGRIDATLLDDVLPADRHRLQYFLCGSNAMMDGAEAALDQLGVPRSQVHSERFAMA, from the coding sequence GTGCGTCATCCCGTGCGAGCCGTCGTCTGGTCCCTCGTCTACGTGCTGCTGGCGATCGCACCACTGCCGCTGAGTCTGGTGAACCTGGATCCGGGACGCGGGTTCTGGGTCAACCTGTCGGTGGCGCTCGGCTTCGTCGGGCTGTCGCTGATGGGTCTGCAGTTCGTGCTGGCCGCCCGGTTCGTCCGCGCCACCACCACCTTCGGCATCGACGTCGTGCTGCAGGTGCACCGGCAGATGACCTGGATCATCACCCTCTGCGTGCTGGCCCACCCGATCGTGCTGTTCGTCTGGGACTCCCGGTTCCTGTCGCTGCTCGACGTCGTGCACGCCCCGTGGCGCGCCAAGTTCGCCGTGCTGTCGGTGGTGCTGCTGCTGGTGCTGATCGCGACATCCGTGTGGCGGCGCCGGATCCGGCTGTCCTACCAGGCCTGGCAGGTGCTGCACGCGGCGCTGGCGACCGGGATCGTGATAGCCGCCCTGGTCCACGTGCTGATGATCGGCTACTACGTCGACCAGCCCTGGGAGCGCGGTCTGTGGATCGCCTACTCCGCGGCCTTCGTCGGGATCGGTGCGTGGGTGCGGGTGATCAAGCCGGTGCTCCGCTGGCGGCGGCGCTGGGAGGTCGTCTCCGTGCGCGAGCAGCCCGGGCCCGGGCACACCATCCGGATGCGTCCGCTGCACTCGAACGGCAAGCACAACAAGGGTTTCCGGTTCGAGCCCGGTCAGTTCGCCTGGATCAACGTGGGCCGGTCACCGTTCTCGATCGAGTACCACCCGTTCTCCATCTCGTCCTCGGCCGAGCAGCACGAGTATCTCGAATTCACGATCAAGACAGAGGCGAACTTCACCCAGCGGGTGCACTGGTTCACCCCGGGCGAGACCGTCTACCTGGACGGGCCGTGGGGGCACTTCACCATGCAGCGGCACGAGGGACCGGGCTTCGTCTTCATCGGCGGCGGCGTCGGGATCACCCCGCTGCTCTCGATGCTGTCCACCCTGGCCGACCGCGGCGACCGCCGGCCCTGCTGGGCCGTCGTCGGCAACCGCTACGAGCACCAGATGATCGGCCGCGACGAGCTCGAGGAGCTCGCGCAGCGGATGGAACTCACGGTGGTGCAGACACTCTCGGCACCCGACGGGTCCTGGACCGGCCGCAAGGGCCGGATCGATGCGACGCTCCTCGACGACGTGCTGCCCGCCGACCGGCACCGGTTGCAGTACTTCCTCTGCGGGTCCAACGCGATGATGGACGGCGCCGAGGCCGCTCTCGACCAGCTGGGCGTGCCGCGGTCCCAGGTCCACTCCGAGCGATTCGCGATGGCCTGA